The sequence GGCAGTCATGAAGTCACGATTATGAAGACTAGTGAAATGAAAAATGACATGTCTCAAATTCGTCGGCTACGGTTAATCATGGAAGGGAAACCacaagaagaagaatctgatgtATTAAAAAATGCAACAAGATTGCGGACAATTCTTTACCAAGGAAAAGCTTTTGTTTTTCTGAGTCCACCGAGTAACAAGCGTCTTCGTGTAATACATCGGTTAGGTTTTGAACCTGGAAGTCTAAAAACTATATCTTCCACTTTCAAGTTTAAACATATGAGGTACCTTGATCTCAGTTATTCTAATCTTGAAGATGTTCATGCCGTGTCCATTCATCAACTCTACAATCTGCAAACTCTCATCCTTCTTCAATCCAAAAATGTTCAAAACATTCTCAACGGAATTGGCTCTCTGATAAATTTGCGACATCTAAATCTCTCTTCTTCAGACGCCACAGTTTTACCTGATTCCGTTACGATGCTAACCAGCTTGAAGACTTTAAATCTTGCTTATTGTGAGGGCATTACTGTCTTGCCAACAAATATTGGGCATCTCCAGAGTCTATCGTCCTTGGTTATTTCTGATACAAGAATCTCAGAGTTACCCGATTCAATCTCTCTCCTCTGCAATGTAACGGAGTTTAACTTCATGGGTTGTTATCAATTAAAAGCACTGCCTCGTGACTTTGGAGCTCTGACACAACTAAGGTCACTTGATATTCTTGGTACTCAAATAGCAGAATTGCCAGAGTCTTTGACTAGCAACATCTGTAAGTTAGAGTTTGTGAGGTTGGTGGTTTGCAAGCTTCCAAAAGACATTAAGAATTGGGTGGAATTGAGACGGCTGGAGTACTTTGGAAGGAGGGGTAATCTAATAATGCCCGGAGGTATTGAAAATCTAACTCGTCTCGAAGAATTGTATCCTTTTATCGTGAATAAAGAAGAAGACGTCTCCAATATCCATGAATTAGCAAATCTATACTCCCTTCGGGGTTTAGGGATTCGAAACCTAGAGAATGTGAGAGGTGGTAAAATAGAGGCAGAGAAGGCAAAATTGAAAGGCAAGCAAAACATTCGATATTTGACATTATATTGGCGTAtacgggaagaagaagaagaagaagaagatgaagtggcTGTTAATAATTCTGTTTTGGTATTGGAAGGTCTCCAACCTCACCCTAATTTGGAGGAATTGGACATCAATGGATTCCCCGGTTTAAAGCTTCCGAAGTGGATGGGATCATCTTCTTGTCTTCCTAATTTAGTGGAATTGGAGTTTAAAAACTGCAAGAGTTGTACAAAATTAGTAGGACTGGGTCAACTCCCGTGTCTTCAGATTCTTGAGATTGAAAGAATGAATTCAGTCAAGTGTTTAGGCAAGGAGTTTTACTGCcagcaagaagaagaagtagaagaagaagaagaaagcaaagaTTCCGCGACACCTGCTACAACAACAAGAACACTGTTCCCTTCGTTAACTTGGTTGTCCATCAGGTTCTGTGAAAATTTAGAAGAATGGTCTGCACCTCCGCGGCATGATATTTCCTTTCCTTGCCTTGAGAAAGTAGAGATCAAAGAGTGCGTTAAGTTGACATCTATACCAGATTTAAGATTATGGACTTCTTCTCTCACGGAATTAATCATAAAGGATTGCGAAAAGCTGAAAAGGGAGTAAGGTTATTTGTAATGTTTTTCTAAAAATCTGATAATGTTACGATTTTTACAGGATTCAATTTGGGCTACATGTAAAAAAGGTAGAGACATGTGGTctagtttactaattcaattttgacaattaataataatattttgtTGCCTCTGCAAATAATTTTGGTGATGACAGTTCACTTCCCATCTTCGTGATGAAGAAGTCTAGTGTTTTCGGATTCTTTGCTTTCTCTTTGAATTGTGTAATTTTGTGCCTGTTATGGGTTGTTTCCGTCGAGTTACTAAGGGGAAGTAACCAATGATTCTGAGGATACCCGAAAATCATTATcttaaaaatctaaaacaaacagCAAAGTTCCCATCCAAATGGCCAGGAAACTGATCCCGCCACTAGGGATGGCAATTTGCCCCATCCAAATCCATTCCCGTGGAGACCCGGCCTTATTGTGTAGGGTTTTACCCGAACAAAGGGGAAACAGGGCAGGATACGGGTAATCcccaaaagaaaattgaaaaattggATCTATGTTCATCGGATCACACATATAAAGGTTTTTTTTTGGTTCGACCTATAATCACATGTGAAATAGCAGACGAGATAAATTTAGCAACTCTTTTCCTCCACATCCTGTTGCAGGAAAGGGATAATGTGCAATTTCGAGTTGGCAATTATATCCTTTTGAAGAGAAGTGATACAGGCAAGAGAATCAGATTGCAGAACAATCTTGACTTCTATGCTTAAGAGCACATATGGTAGCTATAAATTCAGAAATGAAGTTAGTGGTGACTCCTAGGCCACCACACTCTGCATACACAAAAGCACTTTCACAATTGCTAACCACAAACTCATACCAGCATTTTCTTTGGAGGCACCATGACAGCACAAGAGTATTACATTTTCAGCTGGCAAATTGAAGAATAACTCAATAATCCTGAGACATCTCATCTTTCTATATTGAAATAGCAAGATGTTTCTTTCAATATCATTTCCCCACAAGGTTCCTCTTAATCTAATCATGAACAATTTtctgaattttcttttgaatCTTCACAGGATCTGGTTTTTCATCATCATAACAGTAACCATTCCTCATAAACCAAATCTCAACCAAAGTTCCTTGATTGCAGGGCTAGAATGTTTACTAAGTTTAAGGACA comes from Papaver somniferum cultivar HN1 unplaced genomic scaffold, ASM357369v1 unplaced-scaffold_158, whole genome shotgun sequence and encodes:
- the LOC113337168 gene encoding disease resistance protein RGA2-like isoform X1 — protein: MRFSSLLLFLCLNKILTLFLKKIIQSQSLHLFIMAFEGVLINGASEMLKNLVTLLGNEISLAWGVKDDLKMLKQTLEVIEAKTSDAETKQVNDAAVSLWLKMLKQVSYDADDLLDEFSYEAMRRSYKKSKVKVFFSSSNQLVFRFKMSHRIRVVNKQFNQIATAMERFQFQTTSSGGYDEQHNKRLTTSFFGDASKFVGRDADKSKIVKLLTTMSMSSPSSLPSTSSVNSSNQLENVSVISIVGMGGLGKTSLAQSIYDDKSVENQFVKKMWVCISDDFDVFKILKNIMESATNSRCEDFSNNDILVKKLREKLQGTKYLLVLDDLWNEDPIEWNKLKSVLDCCGSVGSKIIVTTRSQTVASVVQGLIPPYNLNVLSEAECWSIIKNRAFSPGGASATTTMEIIGKQIAKKCGGLPLAANFFGCLMHSQSEERQWLSIRDNQSLETPGENYSGGIIPILKLSYDNLPSHLKQCFSYCCLFPKDWRYDRETLIQLWMAEGFIHPPSNGGNRNSLEDIGNDYFLSLLSRSFFQDVTRDLNLGDISSFKMHDLVHDLALSVVGSHEVTIMKTSEMKNDMSQIRRLRLIMEGKPQEEESDVLKNATRLRTILYQGKAFVFLSPPSNKRLRVIHRLGFEPGSLKTISSTFKFKHMRYLDLSYSNLEDVHAVSIHQLYNLQTLILLQSKNVQNILNGIGSLINLRHLNLSSSDATVLPDSVTMLTSLKTLNLAYCEGITVLPTNIGHLQSLSSLVISDTRISELPDSISLLCNVTEFNFMGCYQLKALPRDFGALTQLRSLDILGTQIAELPESLTSNICKLEFVRLVVCKLPKDIKNWVELRRLEYFGRRGNLIMPGGIENLTRLEELYPFIVNKEEDVSNIHELANLYSLRGLGIRNLENVRGGKIEAEKAKLKGKQNIRYLTLYWRIREEEEEEEDEVAVNNSVLVLEGLQPHPNLEELDINGFPGLKLPKWMGSSSCLPNLVELEFKNCKSCTKLVGLGQLPCLQILEIERMNSVKCLGKEFYCQQEEEVEEEEESKDSATPATTTRTLFPSLTWLSIRFCENLEEWSAPPRHDISFPCLEKVEIKECVKLTSIPDLRLWTSSLTELIIKDCEKLKRE
- the LOC113337168 gene encoding disease resistance protein RGA2-like isoform X2: MLMIFWMNFLTKQCADLIRKFNQIATAMERFQFQTTSSGGYDEQHNKRLTTSFFGDASKFVGRDADKSKIVKLLTTMSMSSPSSLPSTSSVNSSNQLENVSVISIVGMGGLGKTSLAQSIYDDKSVENQFVKKMWVCISDDFDVFKILKNIMESATNSRCEDFSNNDILVKKLREKLQGTKYLLVLDDLWNEDPIEWNKLKSVLDCCGSVGSKIIVTTRSQTVASVVQGLIPPYNLNVLSEAECWSIIKNRAFSPGGASATTTMEIIGKQIAKKCGGLPLAANFFGCLMHSQSEERQWLSIRDNQSLETPGENYSGGIIPILKLSYDNLPSHLKQCFSYCCLFPKDWRYDRETLIQLWMAEGFIHPPSNGGNRNSLEDIGNDYFLSLLSRSFFQDVTRDLNLGDISSFKMHDLVHDLALSVVGSHEVTIMKTSEMKNDMSQIRRLRLIMEGKPQEEESDVLKNATRLRTILYQGKAFVFLSPPSNKRLRVIHRLGFEPGSLKTISSTFKFKHMRYLDLSYSNLEDVHAVSIHQLYNLQTLILLQSKNVQNILNGIGSLINLRHLNLSSSDATVLPDSVTMLTSLKTLNLAYCEGITVLPTNIGHLQSLSSLVISDTRISELPDSISLLCNVTEFNFMGCYQLKALPRDFGALTQLRSLDILGTQIAELPESLTSNICKLEFVRLVVCKLPKDIKNWVELRRLEYFGRRGNLIMPGGIENLTRLEELYPFIVNKEEDVSNIHELANLYSLRGLGIRNLENVRGGKIEAEKAKLKGKQNIRYLTLYWRIREEEEEEEDEVAVNNSVLVLEGLQPHPNLEELDINGFPGLKLPKWMGSSSCLPNLVELEFKNCKSCTKLVGLGQLPCLQILEIERMNSVKCLGKEFYCQQEEEVEEEEESKDSATPATTTRTLFPSLTWLSIRFCENLEEWSAPPRHDISFPCLEKVEIKECVKLTSIPDLRLWTSSLTELIIKDCEKLKRE